The following are from one region of the Capsicum annuum cultivar UCD-10X-F1 chromosome 1, UCD10Xv1.1, whole genome shotgun sequence genome:
- the LOC107876130 gene encoding 60S acidic ribosomal protein P2-2, which yields MKVIAAYLLAVLGGNASPSAKDLKNILGCVGAEADDDRIQLLLSQVEGKDITELIAAGREKLASVPAGGGGAVAVAAPAGGTAAVASAEEKKEEKKEEKEESDDDMGFSLFD from the exons ATGAAGGTAATTGCTGCTTATTTGTTGGCCGTTTTGGGTGGCAACGCATCACCTTCCGCTAAAGACTTGAAGAATATTCTTGGTTGTG TTGGTGCTGAGGCTGATGATGACAGAATTCAACTGCTCTTGTCTCAAGTTGAGGGCAAAGATATCACCGAGCTGATTGCTGCTGGCCGAGAAAAGCTGGCTTCAGTGCCTGCTGGCGGCGGTGGTGCTGTTGCAGTTGCTGCCCCTGCTGGTGGAACTGCTGCTGTAGCATCTGCTGAggagaagaaggaagaaaagaaggaagaGAAAGAGGAGTCAGATGAT GATATGGGCTTCAGTCTATTTGATTAG